One Acidobacteriota bacterium DNA window includes the following coding sequences:
- the neuC gene encoding UDP-N-acetylglucosamine 2-epimerase, translating to MRSIGVVTGARSDYGIYVPILRKICTDPELELRLFVTGMHLSEEHGMTVKVIESDGFPIAERVDIELSADTPEGIARSMGLGVVGFSQVYARKKPDLLLVLGDRFEILAAVAAALPFLIPVAHIAGGDLTEGAIDDAMRHAITKMSHLHFVTTEAARARVLQMGEESWRIHVTGDPGLDHIPALELLGREALEQLFGMKLEPSPMLVTLHPETLDYQRTSHHVQELLAALDSIKMPIVFTAPNADTAGREIREAIERFVASRANTRLVVNLGTQAYFSMMKLAAVMVGNSSSGIIEAASFALPVVNIGDRQRGRVHAQNVLHVPAERGAISAAIKQVLAPEFRKSLRGIRNPYGDGHAASRIVDVLKRAALDQLVHKKFSDLTALPVSRIDADGRSIVK from the coding sequence ATGAGAAGCATCGGCGTGGTCACCGGGGCACGTTCTGACTACGGCATCTACGTGCCAATCCTGCGGAAGATCTGCACGGATCCGGAACTCGAACTACGGTTGTTCGTCACGGGCATGCACCTTTCGGAGGAGCACGGCATGACGGTCAAGGTCATCGAGTCGGATGGCTTTCCCATCGCTGAGCGTGTCGACATCGAGCTCTCCGCCGACACGCCGGAAGGCATTGCGCGCTCCATGGGACTGGGTGTAGTGGGCTTCAGCCAGGTCTACGCCCGCAAGAAGCCGGATCTCCTGCTGGTGCTGGGCGATCGCTTCGAGATCCTGGCGGCGGTGGCGGCGGCGCTGCCTTTCCTCATCCCGGTGGCGCACATCGCCGGGGGCGACCTCACCGAGGGCGCAATCGATGACGCCATGCGCCACGCCATCACCAAGATGAGCCACTTGCACTTCGTCACCACCGAAGCGGCACGGGCCCGGGTGCTGCAGATGGGCGAGGAGTCTTGGCGGATACACGTCACCGGCGATCCTGGGTTAGACCATATCCCTGCACTTGAACTGCTGGGGCGCGAAGCACTGGAACAGCTGTTCGGGATGAAACTGGAGCCGTCGCCCATGTTAGTCACTCTCCATCCGGAGACGCTCGACTACCAGCGGACGTCGCACCACGTCCAGGAGTTGCTGGCGGCGCTGGACTCGATAAAGATGCCCATTGTCTTCACCGCGCCCAACGCTGACACCGCCGGCCGGGAGATCCGCGAAGCGATCGAGCGATTCGTGGCGTCCCGTGCCAACACGCGCCTGGTCGTGAACCTGGGGACGCAGGCCTACTTCTCCATGATGAAGCTGGCAGCGGTGATGGTGGGAAACTCGTCGAGTGGCATCATCGAGGCCGCCAGCTTCGCGCTGCCGGTGGTCAACATCGGCGACCGCCAGCGCGGACGTGTTCACGCCCAGAACGTGCTGCACGTTCCGGCGGAGCGAGGTGCGATCTCGGCCGCCATCAAGCAGGTACTCGCACCCGAGTTCCGGAAGTCGCTGCGGGGCATCCGCAACCCGTACGGCGACGGCCACGCCGCGAGCAGGATCGTGGACGTGCTGAAGCGCGCGGCGCTCGACCAGCTGGTGCACAAGAAGTTCTCTGACCTCACGGCACTCCCGGTGTCGCGGATTGACGCAGACGGCAGATCCATA